One segment of Bradyrhizobium sp. CB2312 DNA contains the following:
- a CDS encoding ATP-binding protein: MMVTTRLLGMRLDNGTHELDLVAKAFQAISREISYQGLAKALLTEALSYSGASRGAILLSGQRELLAKADASFPRERANFLASFPQNAEFRLPSDLAEEVLDRKQTVVRQADAESSALIDPANPPFGKIAQLCLPLIHQNWAIGVLYLEADGDADVFTPRCVWVISMLANQAAVSFESVRLFEALRETNMWMVRGQQIGGMGSYRWNTRTMLSRGSRECYRIFDIDLDVNPVPFEVFRSRVHPEDYPALEQALAEAISTKSPFTHEYRVVHRDGKKLHVVAVGQFDEGPTGDLELEGIITDVSQRKAAEQALADARNELSRATGLTSLGELAGSIIHEIDQPLTGMIMSAEACLRWLTRNPVQAAEARKSVARIIKQARRAAEVVTGVRSLVRGTQVHFAEFDINEAVAEVLLLSKREIERAGVIVRTDFDRSSPRVEADRVQVQQVALNLVRNAIEAMAGVEEGNRILALSSEVADGMISVAIADTGGGISPADRERVFETLYTTKGAGLGLGLSICRKIVKLHGGQLWVEENGRCGARFTFALPLRQAVQISESR; encoded by the coding sequence ATGATGGTCACGACGAGACTTCTCGGTATGAGGCTTGATAACGGGACGCACGAACTGGATCTGGTCGCCAAGGCCTTTCAGGCCATTTCGAGAGAAATCAGCTATCAGGGATTGGCCAAGGCTCTCCTCACGGAGGCGCTGAGTTATTCCGGCGCTAGTCGGGGGGCGATCTTGCTTAGCGGGCAAAGAGAGTTGCTTGCCAAGGCCGATGCGAGCTTCCCGCGCGAGAGGGCGAACTTTCTTGCCTCCTTCCCGCAGAATGCCGAATTTCGCTTGCCGAGCGACCTTGCCGAGGAGGTGCTCGATCGAAAGCAAACGGTCGTGAGGCAAGCCGACGCAGAAAGCTCGGCACTGATCGACCCCGCGAACCCGCCGTTCGGAAAGATAGCCCAGCTGTGCCTGCCGTTGATTCACCAGAACTGGGCGATTGGTGTTCTCTATCTCGAAGCGGATGGAGACGCGGATGTCTTCACGCCGCGGTGCGTCTGGGTGATATCCATGCTTGCCAATCAGGCCGCCGTCTCATTTGAATCCGTCCGCCTGTTCGAGGCGCTGCGCGAGACCAATATGTGGATGGTCAGAGGTCAGCAGATCGGGGGGATGGGCAGCTATCGTTGGAATACGCGGACCATGCTCTCGCGTGGATCGCGAGAATGTTACCGCATTTTTGACATCGACCTGGACGTAAACCCCGTGCCCTTCGAGGTGTTCAGGAGCCGGGTCCACCCCGAGGATTATCCCGCGCTGGAGCAGGCGCTCGCCGAGGCGATCAGCACGAAGTCGCCATTCACCCATGAGTACCGCGTGGTCCATCGGGACGGCAAGAAGTTACATGTCGTGGCCGTCGGACAATTCGATGAGGGGCCCACGGGAGACCTCGAGTTGGAAGGCATCATCACGGATGTCTCGCAACGGAAGGCGGCGGAGCAGGCTCTCGCCGACGCGCGAAATGAGCTGTCGCGGGCGACGGGTCTGACGTCCCTTGGCGAACTTGCCGGCTCGATCATTCACGAGATCGATCAACCGCTGACGGGGATGATCATGAGCGCTGAAGCTTGCCTCCGGTGGCTCACCAGGAATCCCGTTCAAGCCGCGGAAGCCCGGAAGTCGGTCGCGCGCATCATCAAGCAGGCACGTCGCGCCGCGGAGGTTGTGACCGGGGTCAGGTCTCTGGTACGGGGCACGCAGGTTCATTTTGCCGAGTTCGACATCAACGAGGCGGTTGCGGAGGTTCTGCTTCTGTCGAAAAGGGAAATCGAGCGAGCCGGTGTGATCGTCCGTACCGACTTCGATCGATCATCGCCTCGTGTCGAAGCGGACCGTGTTCAGGTCCAGCAGGTCGCTCTCAACCTTGTGCGCAACGCGATTGAGGCCATGGCCGGGGTCGAGGAGGGGAACCGCATTTTGGCCCTCTCTTCCGAGGTCGCCGATGGTATGATTTCCGTGGCAATTGCGGATACGGGGGGTGGCATTAGCCCGGCTGATAGAGAGCGGGTCTTCGAGACGCTGTATACGACAAAGGGGGCGGGGCTCGGACTGGGACTGTCGATCTGCCGCAAGATAGTGAAACTCCACGGAGGACAGCTATGGGTGGAAGAAAACGGGAGGTGCGGAGCGAGGTTCACCTTCGCTCTCCCGCTTCGCCAGGCGGTTCAGATTTCGGAAAGCCGGTAG
- a CDS encoding response regulator, with product MKVPFVGVVDDDEALCLSLVDLMRSIGYRSEPFDRAEALLSYVDRFSFDCIIADVHMPGMGGLNLVRKLQEQKVGAPVILITALPHKQLDADAASIGAFCLLRKPFETSALLECLDRSLRR from the coding sequence GTGAAGGTCCCTTTCGTAGGAGTCGTCGATGACGACGAGGCCCTGTGCCTGTCTTTGGTGGATCTGATGCGATCGATCGGCTACCGCTCCGAGCCGTTTGACAGGGCCGAAGCGCTGCTGAGCTACGTTGATCGGTTCAGCTTCGACTGCATCATCGCCGACGTTCACATGCCCGGAATGGGTGGGCTCAACCTCGTTCGCAAGCTCCAAGAGCAGAAGGTCGGAGCGCCGGTGATTCTCATTACCGCGCTTCCTCACAAGCAGCTGGATGCGGACGCGGCATCGATCGGCGCATTCTGCCTTCTCAGGAAGCCGTTCGAAACAAGCGCGCTGCTTGAGTGTCTCGACAGGAGCCTTCGGCGATGA
- a CDS encoding DUF417 family protein, protein MDHLIKKLSELDLVRGDLDYHATRVAMIVIFFVFSCQKWFDYEAHALIPFISHGPLIFWLYPVFGVRGAAYFLGSAELLFGLLLLLGFWNRKLAILGSLGSCATYVATVTIIPFFPDAWAAPAGGFPAATLPFLFLMKDVVLLAASVYLLKQDIVRAAAEVSPAQNGIVRQEAMQ, encoded by the coding sequence ATGGACCATCTCATAAAGAAACTGTCCGAGCTAGATCTTGTCAGGGGCGATCTTGACTACCATGCCACACGTGTGGCGATGATCGTGATCTTCTTCGTCTTCAGTTGCCAGAAATGGTTCGACTACGAGGCGCATGCGTTGATTCCGTTCATCAGCCACGGGCCTCTGATCTTCTGGCTGTATCCGGTGTTTGGCGTGCGCGGCGCGGCCTACTTCCTGGGCTCTGCGGAATTGCTGTTTGGATTGCTTCTTCTGCTCGGTTTCTGGAACCGAAAACTGGCCATCCTGGGATCACTGGGTTCATGCGCGACCTATGTCGCTACCGTCACGATCATTCCGTTTTTCCCCGATGCCTGGGCTGCGCCGGCAGGCGGCTTTCCCGCGGCCACGTTGCCGTTCCTCTTCCTCATGAAGGACGTCGTGCTGCTTGCGGCTTCGGTCTATCTGCTCAAGCAGGACATCGTCCGGGCAGCGGCCGAAGTGTCCCCGGCTCAGAACGGGATTGTCCGGCAGGAAGCGATGCAGTAG
- a CDS encoding DUF417 family protein, with protein MSTSTGVPRKSFASTLPISELLAGDLDYHIVRSSMVILFFFFGYQKWWAYEADRLEPFISNGPLIWWLYPAFGHQGASWFLGVSEWTFGALIFAGFWSKRLGILGALGSTGTFIATVTIIPFMPDGWDASAGGFPAMTGNVPFLMKDVVLLAVSLYLLKQDAARVLKRLEA; from the coding sequence ATGAGTACATCGACGGGCGTACCGCGGAAATCGTTCGCAAGCACACTGCCGATATCGGAGTTGCTTGCGGGAGATCTGGATTATCACATTGTCCGGTCGTCGATGGTGATCCTGTTCTTCTTCTTCGGGTATCAGAAATGGTGGGCGTACGAGGCGGATCGTCTGGAGCCCTTCATCAGCAACGGTCCCCTGATCTGGTGGCTCTACCCCGCCTTCGGCCATCAAGGTGCCAGTTGGTTTCTCGGTGTCTCCGAATGGACCTTTGGTGCTTTGATATTCGCGGGTTTCTGGAGCAAGCGCCTCGGTATTCTGGGCGCCCTTGGATCTACCGGGACCTTTATCGCGACAGTCACGATCATTCCGTTCATGCCGGATGGTTGGGACGCGTCAGCCGGAGGCTTTCCGGCGATGACGGGCAACGTTCCGTTCCTGATGAAGGATGTCGTACTGCTTGCGGTCTCGTTGTATCTTCTGAAGCAGGACGCGGCGCGTGTCCTGAAGCGACTTGAGGCTTGA
- a CDS encoding AAA family ATPase, producing MNLSSPIPTRDADLELLWDDGERIFCRELRRGPDGTVDSVLVVRAAAEHPPAALLDRLAHEYALRDELDRSWAVPPLELIRDSGRAALILEDPCSEPLERQLGTPMKLDRFLRLALAITTAVDQLHRRGLIHKDLKPANLLVTGADEIRITGFGLASRLPRERQQVEPPETIAGTLAYMAPEQTGRMNRSVDSRSDLYALGVTFYRMLTGALPFTAANPMEWVYSHIARRAIPPAERLDDVPDAVSAIIMKLLAKTTEDRYQTAAGLKSDLAHCLAEWQARGRIDGFTPGEADRPDRLLIPERLYGREHEIEALLASFDRVARSGTPELVLISGYAGIGKSAVVHELHRALVPLGGLFASGKFDQYKRDIPYATLAQAFQNIVRRLLAKDDTELAAWRDTICEALTPNGQLMVDLVPELKLVIGDQPPVPEASPQDARRRFHLVLQRFIGVFARPDRPLVLFLDDLQWLDAATLDLLEELLTRSDLRHLLLIGAYRSNEIGADHPLRHKLATIHDSGALVRTLSLTSLNGTDAERFIVDALRSEAARAAPLAQLVHEKTGGNPFFLIQFLHALSEEELLAFDHEMSQWRWDLERINAKGYTENVVDLMIRKLGRLADETRMALQTLACLGNSAEIPTLSLMLGISEQQVQLNLIGAVRLELVELQDRHCRFVHDRVQEAAYALIPESERPASHLRIGRLLVARTPPEQRETAIFDIVNQLNRGLPLVGSPGEREQIAELNLIAGQRAKASSAYSSALSYLSIGTGLLSADCWARRHDLAFTLQMNRATCEFLTGEPAVANDRLAALAARAANSLEQAAVACLRMDVYTTLGQSSRAVDVGLGYLRQLGVHWSPNPTEAEARREYDLIWSGIGERSIEDLVKLPLMSDPASLATMDVLTKLLPPALFTDMNLLSLTICRAVNLGLEWGHSDGSCVAYVQLGMVAGLQFGDYKSGFRFGELGYELVEQRGMARYQAATYLIFGAHVVPWTRHFRAARDLLRRAFESAHRSGDLTYAAYSCSNLNGNLFQAGDPLVEVLSEAETGLAFVRKMGFGFIEDIIAAQRGLFRTLRGLTPRFGSFDDEQFDEQQIEEHFAANPNLWRAECIYWILKLRARFFAGEHASAVDILSKLQRRRWTPLTPAEAASYHFYSALSIAALPETISGGHRRIDAVTAHYRQLRAWAENCPDNFEHCAALVGAEIARLAGCDSDAMRLYEHAVRSARANGLVAEEGLAYELAANFYAARDYDAFADIADIYRRNARDAYARWGADGKVRQIDDMYPHLAENAPVLSPAHTIGAPIEHLDLAAALKVSEAVSGEIVLEKLIDVLMRTTIEHAGAERGLLILQRDAELRIRAEAATEGVLINVELCDRPISQMEIPESLVLYAARTHERVILDDAAESGAFGGDRYIQLKSARSILVIPLTKQGSLVALLYLENNLAKAVFTPAKVALLKFLASEAATSLDNARLYRELQEREQRYREAQMELAHANRVAVMGQLTASIAHEVNQPNTAIIASAQAALSWLNHRPPALEQARRALTRTIENGIRSSEVIGRIRDLIKKSPPQRDSLALNNVIGHVIELTHAEAARNDVSIRADFADCLPKVLGDRVELQQVTLNLILNAIEAMSGTTEGKRELLIQTARADADSILVSIADSGPGLSAEGHARLFEPFYTTKPGGLGVGLSICRSIIVAHGGRLWVTTNEPRGAVFQFTVPIDEGFAAD from the coding sequence ATGAATTTGTCCTCGCCGATCCCCACGCGAGATGCCGATCTCGAACTTCTATGGGACGACGGCGAGCGCATTTTTTGCCGCGAATTGCGCCGGGGCCCCGATGGAACCGTCGACAGTGTCCTCGTTGTAAGGGCTGCAGCGGAACATCCGCCGGCGGCACTCCTCGACCGGCTCGCCCATGAATACGCCTTGCGCGACGAACTCGACCGGTCCTGGGCCGTACCGCCACTGGAGCTGATCCGCGATAGCGGTCGAGCCGCTCTGATATTGGAAGATCCCTGCAGCGAGCCGCTCGAGCGGCAGCTCGGCACGCCGATGAAGCTGGATCGCTTTTTGCGATTGGCTCTCGCCATCACCACCGCCGTCGACCAGCTTCATCGGCGGGGTCTGATTCACAAGGACTTGAAACCGGCAAATCTTCTGGTGACCGGAGCCGACGAGATCAGGATCACCGGATTCGGCCTCGCATCTCGCCTGCCGCGCGAGCGACAGCAAGTCGAACCACCGGAGACCATCGCAGGCACGCTGGCCTACATGGCCCCCGAGCAAACCGGCCGCATGAACCGGTCCGTCGATTCCCGCAGCGATCTGTACGCGCTCGGCGTGACGTTCTACCGGATGCTCACGGGCGCACTGCCGTTCACCGCGGCCAATCCGATGGAATGGGTGTACAGCCACATCGCGAGACGAGCCATTCCGCCCGCCGAACGGCTCGATGATGTGCCCGATGCCGTGTCGGCGATCATCATGAAGCTCCTCGCCAAGACGACCGAGGACCGCTACCAGACCGCAGCCGGCCTCAAGAGCGACCTCGCGCACTGCCTTGCCGAATGGCAGGCGCGAGGGCGGATCGACGGCTTCACGCCGGGCGAAGCGGACCGACCGGACCGCCTCCTGATTCCCGAACGTCTATACGGTAGGGAACACGAGATCGAGGCCTTGCTCGCCTCGTTCGACCGCGTCGCCCGCAGTGGAACGCCCGAGCTCGTCTTAATCTCGGGCTATGCCGGTATCGGCAAGTCCGCCGTCGTCCACGAATTGCACAGAGCCCTGGTGCCGCTCGGCGGTCTCTTCGCCTCGGGCAAGTTCGATCAGTACAAGCGCGACATCCCCTATGCGACGCTCGCGCAGGCCTTTCAAAACATCGTCCGTCGCCTCCTTGCGAAGGACGACACCGAACTCGCAGCGTGGCGCGACACCATCTGCGAAGCATTGACACCCAACGGCCAGCTGATGGTCGATCTGGTTCCTGAATTGAAACTGGTCATCGGCGATCAACCGCCGGTCCCGGAGGCTTCGCCGCAAGACGCTCGGCGACGATTCCATCTCGTTTTGCAGCGCTTCATCGGCGTCTTCGCCCGACCGGACCGGCCACTTGTGCTCTTCCTCGACGATTTACAGTGGCTGGACGCTGCGACACTCGATCTGCTTGAGGAGCTGCTGACCCGATCGGACCTGCGACATCTCTTGCTGATCGGCGCCTATCGCAGCAATGAGATCGGTGCCGACCATCCGCTGAGGCACAAGCTCGCCACAATTCACGATTCGGGCGCGCTCGTCCGGACACTCAGCCTGACCTCCCTCAATGGCACCGACGCCGAGCGTTTCATCGTGGATGCGCTTCGCTCCGAGGCAGCGCGCGCCGCGCCATTGGCGCAGCTGGTCCATGAGAAGACGGGCGGTAATCCATTCTTCCTGATTCAGTTCCTGCATGCACTCTCGGAAGAAGAGTTGTTGGCCTTCGATCACGAAATGAGCCAATGGCGGTGGGACCTGGAGCGCATCAATGCCAAAGGCTATACCGAAAACGTCGTCGACTTGATGATCCGCAAGCTAGGCCGCCTGGCCGACGAAACGCGGATGGCCTTGCAGACGCTTGCATGCCTCGGCAACAGCGCCGAGATCCCGACTCTGTCATTGATGCTGGGCATATCGGAACAGCAGGTCCAGCTGAATCTCATCGGCGCGGTGCGGCTCGAGCTGGTCGAGCTTCAGGACCGGCACTGCAGGTTCGTGCACGACCGGGTGCAAGAAGCCGCCTACGCACTTATTCCCGAGTCCGAGAGGCCTGCGTCGCACTTGCGAATCGGCCGGCTCCTGGTGGCACGCACGCCACCCGAGCAGCGCGAGACGGCGATCTTCGATATCGTCAATCAACTCAACCGTGGTCTTCCCCTCGTCGGCTCGCCAGGCGAGCGCGAGCAAATCGCCGAGCTCAACTTGATTGCCGGCCAGCGCGCCAAGGCATCCTCGGCCTATAGCTCGGCACTTTCCTATCTTTCCATCGGAACCGGGCTCTTGAGCGCCGATTGCTGGGCGCGGCGGCACGACCTTGCCTTCACGCTGCAAATGAACCGGGCCACATGCGAGTTCCTGACCGGCGAACCAGCCGTCGCGAACGATCGTCTGGCTGCACTGGCGGCGCGCGCGGCCAATTCGCTCGAACAGGCTGCCGTCGCGTGCCTGCGCATGGATGTCTATACGACGCTCGGCCAGTCCAGCCGGGCCGTCGATGTTGGCCTGGGGTACCTGCGGCAGCTAGGCGTGCACTGGTCTCCCAACCCGACGGAAGCGGAGGCGCGCCGCGAGTATGATCTTATCTGGTCGGGAATTGGGGAGCGCAGCATCGAAGACCTCGTCAAGCTGCCCTTGATGAGCGACCCAGCCTCTCTTGCGACCATGGATGTTCTGACCAAACTCCTGCCGCCTGCTCTCTTCACGGATATGAACCTGCTGTCCCTCACGATCTGCCGCGCCGTCAATCTCGGCCTCGAATGGGGTCATAGCGACGGGTCGTGCGTTGCTTATGTGCAGCTCGGAATGGTGGCCGGGCTGCAATTCGGCGACTACAAATCCGGCTTTCGCTTCGGGGAACTCGGCTATGAATTGGTCGAGCAGCGCGGAATGGCCCGCTACCAGGCCGCGACCTATCTGATATTTGGCGCACACGTTGTGCCGTGGACCAGGCACTTCAGGGCCGCGCGCGATCTCCTTCGCCGCGCTTTCGAGAGCGCTCACAGGAGCGGCGACCTGACCTATGCGGCATACAGTTGCAGCAATCTGAATGGCAATCTCTTCCAGGCAGGCGATCCGCTTGTCGAAGTTCTGAGCGAGGCCGAGACTGGCCTCGCCTTCGTCCGGAAGATGGGGTTCGGGTTCATCGAGGATATCATCGCCGCGCAACGCGGTTTGTTCCGGACCCTCCGCGGGTTGACCCCGAGATTTGGCTCCTTCGACGACGAGCAGTTCGACGAGCAACAGATCGAAGAGCATTTCGCCGCCAATCCGAATTTGTGGCGCGCCGAGTGCATTTACTGGATCCTCAAGCTTCGGGCGCGTTTCTTTGCTGGCGAGCACGCATCAGCGGTCGACATCCTGTCGAAGCTACAGCGCCGGCGATGGACCCCTCTGACTCCAGCAGAGGCCGCTTCGTATCACTTTTATAGTGCGCTTTCGATCGCTGCACTGCCGGAAACGATCTCCGGCGGGCACCGACGCATCGACGCCGTAACCGCGCATTATCGGCAACTCCGGGCCTGGGCGGAGAACTGCCCTGACAATTTCGAGCATTGCGCGGCGCTGGTCGGCGCCGAAATCGCTCGGCTGGCGGGCTGCGACTCCGATGCAATGCGCCTCTACGAACACGCGGTTCGCTCGGCCCGCGCAAACGGACTTGTTGCGGAAGAGGGCCTTGCCTACGAGCTGGCTGCGAACTTCTATGCGGCTCGCGATTATGATGCGTTCGCCGATATCGCCGATATATACCGTCGTAACGCACGCGACGCGTATGCCCGGTGGGGAGCCGACGGCAAGGTACGGCAGATCGACGACATGTATCCGCACCTTGCTGAGAACGCACCCGTGCTTAGCCCGGCCCATACGATCGGTGCACCGATCGAACATCTGGACCTCGCTGCGGCTCTGAAAGTCTCGGAGGCTGTGTCCGGAGAGATCGTCCTCGAGAAGCTGATCGACGTTCTGATGCGCACGACCATCGAGCACGCCGGTGCAGAACGAGGATTGCTGATTTTGCAGCGGGACGCTGAGCTGCGAATCCGCGCGGAAGCGGCGACCGAGGGAGTTCTGATCAATGTCGAACTGTGCGATCGACCGATTTCCCAGATGGAAATCCCGGAGTCGCTCGTCCTGTACGCGGCCCGCACGCATGAGCGCGTTATTCTCGACGATGCTGCGGAAAGTGGAGCCTTCGGAGGGGACCGCTACATCCAGCTCAAGAGCGCACGGTCGATTCTGGTCATTCCGCTCACGAAGCAAGGCAGCCTGGTCGCTCTGCTGTATCTCGAGAACAATCTTGCCAAGGCCGTATTTACGCCGGCAAAGGTCGCTCTTCTCAAATTTCTCGCGTCCGAGGCCGCGACGTCGCTCGACAATGCGCGTCTGTACCGGGAGCTTCAGGAGCGTGAGCAGCGTTACCGCGAGGCCCAAATGGAACTCGCCCACGCCAACCGCGTCGCGGTGATGGGCCAGCTGACGGCGTCGATCGCCCACGAGGTCAATCAGCCGAACACCGCGATTATCGCCAGCGCGCAAGCGGCATTGAGCTGGCTCAATCACCGCCCGCCGGCGCTGGAGCAGGCGCGCAGGGCACTGACGCGCACCATCGAGAACGGTATCCGCTCCAGTGAGGTCATCGGACGTATCCGCGACCTCATCAAAAAGTCACCGCCTCAGCGGGACTCCCTGGCACTCAACAACGTGATCGGTCACGTCATCGAGCTCACGCACGCTGAAGCGGCGCGGAACGATGTCTCGATCCGGGCGGACTTCGCCGATTGCCTGCCGAAGGTCCTCGGCGATCGCGTTGAACTGCAGCAGGTGACGCTCAACCTGATCCTGAACGCCATCGAAGCGATGAGCGGGACCACGGAGGGCAAGCGCGAGCTATTGATCCAGACCGCGAGAGCAGATGCCGACAGCATACTCGTATCGATCGCGGATTCGGGCCCGGGCTTGTCTGCGGAGGGGCACGCGCGGCTGTTCGAACCCTTCTACACGACCAAACCGGGCGGCCTGGGTGTAGGACTGTCGATATGCCGTTCGATCATCGTTGCGCACGGCGGCAGACTTTGGGTGACCACAAACGAACCGCGGGGGGCGGTCTTCCAGTTCACCGTCCCGATCGACGAAGGATTTGCAGCTGACTGA
- a CDS encoding sigma-70 family RNA polymerase sigma factor, whose product MLAARGGDEAAYEQLLRELDLWLRAYYARRLPYPAADDARQEVLLAIHAKRHTFAPSKPFGAWVTAIARYKWVDRVRDASRYSALSLDDEIAVEDHEGAAISAAALDQLLGRLKPAQESVIRLVKLNGLSIARASGATGQSAALVKINIHRGLKKLAMLVS is encoded by the coding sequence ATGCTTGCTGCGCGAGGAGGGGATGAAGCCGCATATGAGCAGTTGCTTCGGGAACTGGATCTCTGGCTTCGTGCCTACTATGCGCGCCGGCTTCCATATCCGGCCGCCGACGATGCGCGGCAAGAGGTGCTTCTGGCCATTCATGCCAAACGCCACACCTTCGCGCCGTCGAAGCCCTTTGGCGCCTGGGTTACGGCTATTGCCCGCTACAAATGGGTCGATCGCGTTCGCGATGCATCGCGCTACAGTGCACTCTCGCTCGACGACGAAATCGCAGTCGAGGATCACGAAGGTGCCGCCATCAGCGCTGCTGCGCTGGACCAGTTGCTCGGTCGGCTCAAGCCTGCACAAGAGAGCGTGATCCGTCTCGTGAAGCTCAATGGTCTTAGCATCGCGCGAGCGTCCGGCGCGACTGGCCAGTCAGCGGCCTTGGTCAAGATCAATATCCACCGCGGGCTGAAGAAATTGGCGATGTTGGTTTCCTGA